Proteins from one Staphylococcus saprophyticus subsp. saprophyticus ATCC 15305 = NCTC 7292 genomic window:
- a CDS encoding glycoside hydrolase family 2 TIM barrel-domain containing protein, whose amino-acid sequence MFKEKFHEDLEKQNVNLLPRRAFYIPYQLGEKDYDFKTRYETQNITLLNGKWQFEFFNSLEDYTNEDINSKEQYLTVPSVWNLYGFDQIQYLNTQYPIPFNPPYVPRENPCGRYKRSFEINDYNEQSDYHLNFEGVDSAFYIWINEQFVGYSQIAHSISEFDITPYVQKGINSIEVIVLKYSDGTYFENQDMFRHSGIFRDVYILKRSKSRVDDFKIETTINHESNNGKINFTLQGKHHLGNINLVLYNPKGLEIDRAIVSKHHQFVIDNPQLWSSENPVLYKIIIETENEVITQKIGIREVKIQDNQFYINGKSIKIRGVNYHDSHPQNGFVMYERDFEKDLKLMKQGNFNAIRTAHYPKAPLFYEMTDQYGFYVMSEADLETHGVVRLYGEENTEHFNIIADNPKFETSIIERIEASIKPLKNYSSIVSWSIGNESGFGINMVKGLERAKQLDTTRPLHYEGALYRDKEKNYDMSNVDMISRMYASPEEILETYLENPKLDKPFILCEYAHAMGNSPGDLNAYQTLIEKYDSFIGGFVWEWCDHSIQVGIKEGKPIFRYGGDFGEALHDGNFCVDGIVSPDRIPHEGYYEFKHEHRPLRLVNEEDYRFTLKNQFDFTNAEDSLIVEGEAIYLDGERKVFNIPLTAFAPHISQTFDLRDYVTLDNISSLMLRYKLKEEESYRDKYFEVGHDQIIYQRRALPYLNEEKMEFQCKDMEHSINISVGNKYAYSFDKKQGCLKSVLHNNEIIFNNNTETKIWRAPIDNDAYIKKEWLYSGYNNIQTLVTNYKIIEDESNISLVFEINIESEAVPPVLKGSLTWTVYQDGKVNVDYNLEKDNNAPFLPRFGLLITLPSTYEQINYYGNGPMSSYQDKGIATYLDMFETTVTNNGDVHIKPQEAGSHNQTTIMNITNNEHTLTITSEDTFSFNASHYSLNQLTEAKHVDELEIENNTYLYVDYAQSGIGSNSCGPELNEEYRLNNKKITFNFDLNIY is encoded by the coding sequence ATGTTTAAAGAAAAATTTCATGAAGATTTAGAAAAACAAAATGTGAATTTGTTGCCTAGAAGAGCTTTTTATATACCATATCAGCTTGGAGAAAAAGATTATGATTTCAAAACGAGATATGAAACTCAAAATATCACATTACTTAATGGTAAATGGCAATTTGAATTTTTTAATTCATTGGAAGACTATACAAATGAAGATATTAATAGCAAAGAGCAATATTTAACAGTACCATCTGTATGGAATTTGTATGGGTTTGATCAGATTCAGTATTTAAATACACAATACCCTATACCGTTTAATCCACCATACGTGCCTAGAGAAAATCCATGTGGTCGATATAAACGTTCATTTGAAATAAATGACTATAATGAACAAAGCGATTATCATTTGAACTTTGAAGGTGTCGATAGTGCATTCTATATCTGGATCAATGAACAGTTTGTAGGATATAGTCAAATTGCACATTCAATTTCAGAGTTTGATATTACACCATATGTTCAAAAAGGAATAAATTCAATTGAAGTCATTGTACTTAAGTACTCTGATGGAACATATTTTGAAAATCAAGACATGTTTCGTCATTCAGGTATTTTTAGAGATGTATATATATTAAAAAGATCTAAATCGCGCGTGGACGACTTTAAAATTGAGACAACAATAAACCATGAATCTAATAATGGAAAAATAAATTTCACTTTACAAGGAAAGCATCATTTAGGGAATATTAACTTGGTTTTATATAATCCTAAAGGGCTAGAAATAGATCGCGCAATTGTTTCAAAGCATCATCAATTTGTAATAGATAATCCACAATTATGGTCATCTGAGAATCCAGTACTTTATAAGATAATTATTGAAACAGAAAACGAAGTAATCACTCAGAAAATTGGAATAAGAGAAGTTAAAATACAAGATAATCAATTCTATATTAATGGAAAATCAATTAAAATACGGGGAGTAAATTACCATGATAGCCATCCTCAAAATGGTTTTGTCATGTATGAAAGAGATTTTGAAAAAGATTTAAAATTAATGAAACAAGGCAATTTTAATGCGATTCGTACTGCGCATTATCCGAAGGCACCATTATTTTATGAAATGACTGACCAATATGGTTTCTATGTAATGAGTGAGGCAGATTTAGAAACTCATGGTGTAGTAAGGTTATATGGAGAAGAAAATACAGAACACTTTAATATTATTGCTGATAATCCAAAATTTGAAACATCTATTATTGAAAGAATAGAAGCCTCTATCAAGCCATTAAAAAACTATAGTTCTATTGTTTCTTGGTCAATAGGTAATGAATCTGGATTTGGCATCAATATGGTTAAAGGATTGGAACGGGCAAAGCAATTAGACACGACAAGACCATTACATTATGAAGGTGCATTGTATCGAGATAAAGAAAAAAATTATGATATGTCCAATGTTGATATGATAAGTAGAATGTATGCTTCTCCAGAAGAAATTTTAGAAACATATCTAGAAAATCCCAAATTAGATAAACCGTTTATATTATGTGAATACGCACATGCAATGGGAAATTCACCAGGAGATCTTAATGCATATCAAACATTAATTGAAAAATATGATAGTTTTATTGGCGGTTTTGTTTGGGAATGGTGTGATCATAGCATTCAGGTTGGGATAAAGGAAGGTAAACCAATTTTTAGATATGGTGGAGATTTTGGTGAGGCCTTACATGACGGTAATTTTTGTGTTGATGGTATTGTTTCGCCAGATCGAATTCCACATGAAGGTTATTATGAGTTTAAACATGAACATAGACCTTTGAGATTGGTTAACGAAGAGGATTATCGGTTTACATTGAAGAATCAATTTGATTTTACAAATGCGGAGGATAGTTTGATTGTTGAGGGAGAAGCTATTTATTTAGATGGTGAGAGAAAGGTGTTTAATATTCCATTAACTGCTTTCGCGCCTCATATAAGCCAAACTTTTGATTTAAGAGATTATGTAACGCTTGATAATATAAGTAGTTTGATGCTTCGTTATAAATTAAAAGAAGAAGAAAGCTATAGAGATAAGTATTTTGAGGTTGGACATGATCAAATTATTTATCAACGTCGAGCATTACCATATCTCAATGAAGAAAAAATGGAGTTTCAATGCAAAGATATGGAACATTCGATTAATATTTCGGTAGGCAACAAATATGCATATAGTTTTGACAAGAAACAAGGATGCTTAAAATCAGTGCTTCACAATAATGAAATCATTTTCAATAACAATACCGAAACTAAAATTTGGCGTGCCCCGATAGATAATGATGCATATATTAAAAAAGAGTGGTTATATTCTGGTTATAATAACATTCAAACACTTGTGACAAATTATAAAATAATTGAAGATGAGTCTAATATCAGTCTCGTTTTTGAAATTAATATAGAGTCAGAAGCCGTGCCGCCAGTTTTGAAAGGATCACTTACTTGGACGGTTTATCAAGATGGAAAAGTAAATGTAGATTATAACTTAGAAAAAGATAACAACGCACCATTTTTACCAAGATTTGGTTTACTAATAACTTTACCTTCAACATATGAACAAATAAATTACTATGGAAATGGTCCAATGAGTAGCTATCAAGATAAAGGGATAGCAACATACTTAGACATGTTTGAAACAACGGTGACAAATAATGGTGATGTGCATATTAAACCTCAAGAAGCTGGTAGTCATAATCAAACAACAATTATGAATATTACCAACAATGAGCATACGCTTACTATCACTAGTGAAGATACATTCAGCTTTAACGCATCACATTATTCTTTAAATCAATTAACAGAGGCAAAACATGTGGATGAATTGGAAATAGAAAATAACACATATTTATATGTCGATTATGCACAAAGCGGTATAGGTTCAAATAGTTGTGGTCCTGAATTAAATGAGGAATATCGATTAAACAATAAAAAGATAACGTTCAATTTTGATTTGAATATTTATTAG
- a CDS encoding choice-of-anchor I family protein: MSIIDTSGSPSKLNQTNVNTVPLTQAHMNDSIRELGPDKSTAYLNLEPEYIVPDEHGKYAYVTIQESSAIAKLDIEKGEFVKVQGLPYKDHSLPENAMDPSDKDGKKALRPVPVLGMLQPDGITAYEYNGETYLLIANEGDAQDYDGYSEEVRVKDIKDDIKLDAKYYEGYTQAELDKLVANGLFDDDQLGRLKVTTSHKFRDKNGKYNALVSFSGRSFSILKGSDLSMVYDNGSDIEQRIKDILPGRFNANYEDFNDIEVDGRSDDKGPEVESIEVGTIGNQTYAFVGLERVGGVMIYNITNPTTPQFTQYLYDEENKDISPEGITFVSSEDSPTGKPMLMVSFELSGTTSTFELNEIDETFDQTHPDGQNDTDNAQQSNNSDEHDDTDETKGEYNTDVETQDDEEDTVATQDNDSVTSVTNIEDNVIENIGKSPAINQTTDIDNSDNLNSENIVAVHHGPTHLNNNATLNISKISRSFVNEASNHTLKMSDANTRLNHNQYQLATKKTNQINHQKIINMNSPIATNTEIEHPEAKNEGNHSINKQQLPNTGQSQNHAPLWSSLILGVALLLIGRKQKSK, translated from the coding sequence GTGTCAATTATTGATACGTCCGGTTCACCATCTAAATTAAATCAAACAAATGTAAACACCGTTCCCCTCACACAGGCACATATGAACGACTCTATTCGCGAATTAGGTCCTGATAAATCAACAGCTTACCTAAATTTAGAACCTGAGTACATCGTTCCTGATGAACATGGGAAATACGCTTATGTCACAATTCAAGAATCTAGTGCTATAGCGAAACTAGATATTGAAAAAGGTGAATTCGTAAAAGTACAAGGTTTGCCTTATAAAGATCATTCTTTACCAGAAAATGCTATGGACCCTTCAGACAAAGATGGTAAAAAAGCATTACGCCCTGTCCCTGTGCTCGGCATGTTACAACCAGATGGTATTACCGCATATGAATATAATGGCGAAACATACTTATTAATTGCTAATGAAGGTGATGCACAAGACTATGATGGCTATAGTGAAGAAGTCCGTGTCAAAGATATTAAAGACGATATCAAACTAGATGCTAAATACTATGAAGGCTATACACAAGCAGAACTAGATAAACTTGTAGCCAATGGATTATTTGATGATGATCAATTAGGTAGATTAAAAGTGACAACTTCTCATAAATTTAGAGATAAAAATGGAAAATATAATGCACTCGTATCGTTTAGCGGTCGCTCATTTTCTATATTAAAAGGCTCTGATTTATCTATGGTTTACGATAACGGTAGCGACATCGAACAACGCATAAAAGATATTTTACCAGGGCGCTTTAATGCTAATTACGAAGACTTTAATGATATAGAAGTAGACGGAAGAAGTGATGACAAAGGTCCTGAGGTTGAATCCATCGAAGTTGGAACCATCGGCAATCAAACGTACGCCTTTGTTGGCTTAGAACGCGTAGGCGGTGTGATGATTTATAACATTACAAACCCAACTACACCTCAATTCACACAATACTTATACGATGAAGAAAATAAAGATATCTCTCCCGAGGGCATTACATTTGTATCATCAGAAGACAGCCCTACTGGTAAACCCATGTTAATGGTGTCATTCGAGTTATCAGGAACAACATCTACATTTGAATTAAATGAAATTGATGAAACTTTTGACCAAACCCACCCGGACGGACAAAATGATACTGATAATGCACAACAATCTAATAACAGTGATGAACATGATGATACAGATGAAACGAAAGGTGAATATAATACCGATGTTGAAACACAAGATGATGAGGAGGATACTGTAGCGACACAAGATAATGATAGTGTAACTTCAGTAACAAATATAGAAGATAATGTGATTGAAAACATTGGTAAAAGTCCTGCTATCAATCAAACTACAGACATTGATAATTCGGATAATCTAAATTCAGAAAATATAGTAGCAGTCCATCATGGACCAACGCATTTAAATAATAATGCGACATTAAACATTTCTAAAATTTCTAGATCATTTGTAAACGAAGCATCTAATCATACATTGAAAATGAGTGATGCGAATACACGACTAAACCATAATCAATATCAGCTAGCTACAAAAAAAACTAACCAAATAAATCATCAAAAGATTATAAATATGAATAGTCCTATCGCAACAAATACTGAAATAGAACATCCCGAAGCTAAAAATGAAGGCAACCATTCAATTAATAAACAACAACTCCCTAACACAGGTCAAAGTCAAAACCATGCCCCACTTTGGTCATCTTTAATTTTAGGTGTTGCTTTACTACTAATTGGTAGAAAACAAAAATCAAAATAA
- a CDS encoding glycosyltransferase family 2 protein, producing MIRILIPCFNEASVLEQTYAKLTEIMQRDSISNNYKYELLFIDDGSKDRTLAIIKALAQRDHAVKFISFSRNFGKESAMYAGLCASTEAEALVILDGDLQHPPTLIPQMIAHYRDGEDQVVAKRDRTGEHVIRKTVSQLYYAVINKIVDVDLEDGVGDFRLLSQRAIREVVNLGEYNRFSKGLFAWIGFEPKVIEYENVVRADGESKWTFSSLLNYGIDGLISFNNKPLRAILYFGLFVCAMSFLYILFNFIYTVSYGVSTPGYFTTIVAVLFLGGVQLTSLGVIGEYIGRIYYEVKQRPLYIIRQTNLSDCEVD from the coding sequence ATGATTAGAATTTTAATTCCATGTTTTAATGAGGCATCAGTGCTAGAACAAACATATGCCAAATTAACTGAAATTATGCAACGAGATAGTATCAGCAACAATTATAAATATGAATTGCTTTTTATAGATGATGGAAGTAAGGATCGCACACTAGCCATTATTAAAGCATTAGCACAGCGAGATCATGCGGTAAAGTTCATATCATTTTCAAGAAATTTCGGAAAAGAATCTGCAATGTATGCTGGATTATGTGCGAGTACTGAAGCGGAAGCATTAGTTATATTAGATGGTGACTTGCAGCACCCGCCAACCCTTATTCCACAGATGATTGCTCATTATAGAGATGGTGAAGACCAGGTTGTGGCAAAAAGAGATAGAACAGGTGAACACGTCATTCGCAAGACTGTATCTCAATTATATTATGCAGTAATTAATAAAATTGTAGATGTGGATTTAGAAGACGGCGTAGGGGATTTTAGATTATTGAGCCAACGTGCGATCAGAGAAGTAGTGAACTTAGGAGAATACAATAGATTTTCTAAAGGTTTATTTGCTTGGATTGGATTTGAACCTAAAGTGATTGAATATGAAAATGTTGTACGTGCCGATGGTGAGTCTAAGTGGACGTTTAGTTCTTTATTGAATTATGGCATAGATGGTCTCATTTCATTTAATAATAAACCGTTACGTGCCATTTTATACTTTGGTTTATTTGTGTGCGCGATGAGTTTCCTTTATATATTATTTAATTTTATTTATACAGTCAGTTATGGTGTTTCGACGCCAGGTTATTTCACAACGATTGTCGCAGTATTATTTTTAGGTGGTGTTCAGTTAACATCATTAGGGGTCATTGGAGAATACATAGGCAGAATTTATTATGAAGTAAAACAACGACCGCTCTATATCATACGCCAAACCAATTTAAGTGATTGCGAGGTGGACTGA
- a CDS encoding DUF6056 family protein, with translation MRALHINKIHLILTGLFIFYILMAIFTPLTHDDWDWYSQYGIQMLQEHFANLNGRYLGNLFEIVAVRFDWFRWLAYAVFSMLIIWVISQFVKHKQTSIICLAAFILMVTMPNEIYKQTYGWFAGFYNYVPATLCVLFILWFIVTVLFYRNSHKPSTNIIFYCVCFGGQFFIENATLFNTLIIAIALVLHIYFYKKAYPKFVVGWFISALGTIIMFLNPNYRKIFFEGSDYQQVSSDTGIVDKVYKTVTTILPDWIFFNQIVIITIIVGILLVMLYKTRQMTKTYTSRYWFIVCGLTLLPIYYFFIFKQFELQHFHMITLTNILNTMVCFIFLCALILAIHTVISQKEVRYTLYLLIASIILVCGPLIIVSPIGPRNFYTVYAIYVVILLILLAQLEVFNRKSEKWITGLAIFCAVMYLGVFYNIHAANEARISQLKEAVHADSKQRIYSMEKLPFEHYLHHATPTSAKYQTLFNEYEGLPKDTKVKYVPYGSISNQKQSK, from the coding sequence ATGAGAGCTTTACATATAAATAAAATCCATCTAATACTTACAGGATTATTTATTTTTTATATACTAATGGCTATTTTTACGCCATTAACCCATGATGACTGGGACTGGTATAGTCAATATGGTATTCAAATGTTGCAAGAACATTTTGCTAATTTAAACGGCCGTTATCTTGGTAATTTGTTTGAAATTGTAGCAGTTCGATTTGACTGGTTTAGGTGGTTGGCGTATGCCGTATTTAGCATGTTGATCATATGGGTCATCAGTCAATTTGTTAAACATAAACAGACTTCTATCATTTGTTTAGCGGCATTTATTTTAATGGTGACAATGCCAAATGAAATCTATAAACAAACGTATGGCTGGTTTGCAGGATTTTATAATTATGTACCAGCAACGCTGTGTGTATTATTTATTCTATGGTTTATTGTAACGGTACTATTTTACCGGAACAGTCATAAACCAAGTACGAATATCATTTTTTATTGCGTGTGTTTTGGTGGTCAATTTTTCATTGAAAATGCAACATTATTTAATACATTAATCATAGCAATCGCACTTGTATTACATATATATTTCTATAAAAAAGCGTATCCTAAATTTGTTGTAGGATGGTTCATTTCTGCTTTAGGGACAATCATTATGTTTTTGAATCCGAACTATCGCAAAATATTTTTTGAAGGTAGCGATTATCAACAGGTCTCTAGTGATACGGGTATCGTTGATAAAGTTTATAAAACGGTAACAACCATATTGCCGGATTGGATTTTCTTTAATCAAATTGTGATTATTACGATAATCGTTGGTATCTTACTTGTTATGTTGTATAAAACACGACAAATGACGAAAACATATACAAGTAGATATTGGTTCATCGTATGTGGCTTAACGCTATTACCGATATATTATTTTTTTATTTTTAAACAATTTGAATTACAACATTTTCACATGATTACACTTACTAATATTTTAAATACTATGGTATGTTTTATCTTTTTGTGTGCATTGATCTTGGCTATCCATACGGTCATATCTCAAAAGGAAGTTCGATATACGCTTTACTTATTAATCGCGTCAATCATACTTGTGTGTGGTCCTTTAATCATCGTATCACCCATAGGTCCACGTAATTTTTACACAGTATATGCAATTTATGTTGTCATATTATTAATTTTACTTGCGCAACTGGAAGTGTTTAACAGGAAATCAGAAAAGTGGATTACTGGATTAGCTATCTTTTGTGCAGTGATGTATTTAGGGGTATTCTACAATATTCACGCTGCAAATGAAGCAAGAATTAGTCAGCTAAAAGAAGCCGTTCACGCAGATTCTAAGCAAAGAATTTATAGTATGGAAAAATTACCTTTTGAACATTATTTACATCACGCCACACCAACAAGTGCTAAGTATCAAACGTTATTTAATGAATATGAAGGCTTACCAAAAGATACGAAAGTGAAGTATGTGCCCTATGGCAGTATTAGTAACCAAAAACAATCAAAATAA
- the gtfA gene encoding accessory Sec system glycosyltransferase GtfA, producing the protein MTIYNINFGIGWASSGVEYAQRYRAQLLRKCNETIKFVFLDFIKNENIQTLTENIGFKNEEIIWLYQYFTDIKIAPTSVTVDEIIKPLYSEITKVENQGKTRKIHFNHNSNYLVCYLKNEDSDVVDRVEYISRGKLLRRDYYSYVRVLSEYFAPEDNSAKLYMRSFYNEDGSIAYNEYVNDEESMFVFEDNILYGKQALIACFLEKLHLTDKDMLIVDRSKDIGQTVLQNKGPARLGVVIHAEHYNESTTNDTYILWNNHYEYVFMNAHEIDFFITATDIQNQLLAQQFEKNYHRKPKIYTIPVGSLSTLVKPNRRKPYSIITASRLATEKHVDWLVKAVLKAKASVPEITFDIYGEGGQRQLLSKLIQENHAEDYITLKGHVNLNQVYQDYELFLSGSTSEGFGLTLMEAIGSGLGMIGFDVNYGNPTFIKHQKNGYLIPIDLNEDKESEIIDHLAEGIVNYFDNDTSRFNQASYEIAENFTQPVVVQKWNNLISEVLYD; encoded by the coding sequence GTGACAATCTATAATATTAATTTTGGGATTGGCTGGGCGAGTAGTGGTGTGGAATATGCACAACGTTATAGAGCGCAGTTATTGAGAAAATGTAATGAAACGATAAAATTTGTGTTTTTAGATTTTATTAAGAATGAAAACATTCAAACATTGACTGAAAATATAGGATTTAAAAATGAGGAAATCATCTGGCTGTATCAGTATTTTACAGATATTAAAATAGCACCTACAAGTGTGACTGTAGATGAAATTATCAAACCATTGTATTCAGAAATCACTAAAGTTGAAAATCAAGGTAAAACTCGAAAAATCCATTTTAATCACAATAGTAATTATTTAGTATGTTATTTAAAAAATGAAGATAGTGATGTTGTAGATAGAGTGGAATACATTTCTAGAGGCAAGTTGCTTAGGAGAGACTATTACTCTTATGTACGCGTTTTGTCTGAGTACTTTGCACCTGAGGATAATTCGGCCAAATTATATATGAGGTCCTTTTATAATGAGGATGGATCCATTGCATATAACGAATATGTTAATGATGAGGAAAGTATGTTTGTTTTTGAGGATAATATTCTGTACGGTAAGCAAGCATTAATAGCTTGTTTTTTAGAAAAATTGCATTTAACAGATAAAGATATGTTGATTGTAGATCGCTCAAAAGATATTGGACAAACGGTGTTGCAAAATAAAGGACCAGCACGCTTAGGAGTTGTGATTCATGCTGAACATTATAATGAATCGACAACAAATGATACATACATATTATGGAATAATCATTACGAATATGTGTTTATGAATGCACATGAGATTGATTTCTTTATTACAGCAACGGATATTCAAAATCAGTTGTTAGCACAACAATTTGAAAAAAATTATCATAGGAAGCCTAAAATTTATACAATTCCTGTAGGTAGTTTAAGTACGTTAGTGAAGCCAAATCGTAGAAAACCTTACTCAATCATTACAGCCTCAAGGCTAGCGACTGAAAAACATGTCGACTGGTTAGTAAAAGCCGTATTGAAAGCGAAAGCATCTGTTCCTGAAATAACATTTGATATCTATGGCGAAGGTGGCCAAAGACAATTATTAAGTAAACTAATTCAAGAAAATCATGCTGAAGATTATATCACATTAAAAGGACATGTTAATTTAAATCAAGTTTATCAAGATTATGAACTTTTCTTATCGGGTTCAACTAGCGAAGGTTTCGGTCTTACATTAATGGAAGCTATCGGTTCAGGTTTAGGTATGATTGGTTTTGATGTGAACTATGGTAACCCAACGTTTATTAAGCATCAAAAAAATGGTTATTTAATACCGATTGATTTAAATGAGGATAAAGAATCTGAAATTATAGATCACCTTGCTGAAGGTATTGTTAATTATTTCGATAATGACACAAGCCGATTTAATCAAGCTTCATATGAAATCGCTGAAAACTTTACCCAACCGGTTGTCGTACAAAAATGGAACAATTTGATTAGTGAGGTGCTATATGATTAA
- the gtfB gene encoding accessory Sec system glycosylation chaperone GtfB encodes MINLFDVFDKKAIILYKSFKHAGKQRKTIVIEENGFLPDDILTPYAFFANNPETTSQPLFFNEVPIPRFWTIEGNNNTAFIKNLDEVKARIIYKANYKHRIVERVEWLNKRGHTQYIDYYNKVGKRYAQVVLDANSQKSILKRYFNYNNEVMMVENFVTNDIMLTWKNKAYFFHSKIQFVNFYLEVAQLESENFMINSLSISSAVLNGLSEYGNDSIFWQGDITPEIMKHMENALAKEKRNFKIILPSPSAYEKVIELIDEQYKNRIFQSGYVYRFVKENRHSNQVLTLTNSDQIPHLEEIVQAHPNLEFHVAALTEMSMKLLSLNKYDNVNLYPNAKRQKFISLYKSCDIYLDINKGNEILDAVRAAFDYNLVILGYNETSHNKDVTPENNLFEEVQFEILSSILRDIVAEPSHLDQRLRQQWQQASSISKAEFIRSLAQ; translated from the coding sequence ATGATTAATTTATTCGATGTTTTTGATAAAAAAGCCATTATCTTATATAAATCTTTTAAACATGCTGGTAAGCAACGCAAAACAATCGTTATTGAAGAAAATGGATTTTTACCAGATGATATATTAACACCTTACGCTTTTTTCGCGAATAATCCTGAAACAACTTCACAACCTTTATTTTTTAATGAAGTACCGATTCCAAGATTTTGGACGATAGAAGGTAATAATAATACTGCCTTTATCAAAAATTTAGATGAGGTGAAAGCGAGAATTATTTATAAAGCAAATTATAAACATAGAATTGTTGAACGTGTAGAATGGTTAAATAAACGCGGGCATACGCAATACATAGATTATTACAATAAAGTAGGTAAGCGATACGCACAAGTGGTATTGGACGCAAACTCACAAAAAAGCATTTTGAAAAGGTATTTTAACTATAATAATGAAGTAATGATGGTAGAAAATTTTGTGACTAATGACATCATGTTAACTTGGAAAAACAAAGCCTATTTCTTCCATTCAAAGATACAGTTTGTCAATTTTTACTTAGAAGTTGCGCAGCTTGAGTCTGAAAACTTTATGATTAATTCACTATCGATTTCTTCTGCCGTATTAAATGGTTTGTCTGAATATGGAAACGACTCTATTTTTTGGCAGGGAGATATTACGCCTGAAATTATGAAACATATGGAAAATGCACTGGCAAAAGAAAAACGAAATTTTAAAATTATTTTGCCTAGTCCTTCAGCGTATGAAAAAGTAATAGAGCTCATCGATGAACAATATAAAAATCGTATCTTCCAATCAGGATATGTTTATAGATTTGTGAAAGAGAATCGTCATTCTAATCAGGTATTAACTTTGACAAATTCAGACCAAATCCCGCATTTAGAAGAAATCGTACAAGCCCATCCAAATCTAGAGTTTCATGTTGCAGCTTTAACAGAAATGTCTATGAAGTTATTAAGCCTCAATAAATATGACAATGTAAATTTATATCCAAATGCCAAAAGGCAAAAATTTATTTCGTTATATAAATCATGTGATATTTATTTAGATATAAATAAAGGTAATGAAATATTAGATGCTGTAAGAGCGGCGTTTGATTACAATTTAGTCATCTTAGGATACAACGAGACATCTCACAATAAGGATGTTACGCCAGAGAACAATCTTTTTGAGGAAGTACAATTTGAGATATTAAGTAGTATATTGAGGGATATTGTTGCTGAACCATCTCATTTAGATCAAAGGTTGAGACAACAATGGCAACAAGCAAGTTCAATCAGCAAAGCTGAATTTATCCGTTCATTAGCGCAATAA
- a CDS encoding helix-turn-helix domain-containing protein has product MNFGTQIKMIRKENQLTQEQFGNQLNISRQTVSTWENNRYLPDIEMLVEIAKTFNLSLDDLILGNSVVKDKLVNDTKFVKRIRLSILSMIFILIAIVSALLFTSLPSHVSQDGVLQEPWFLVILAFFSLLTGLIIGMVNLVLIFINYYKYARRRK; this is encoded by the coding sequence ATGAATTTTGGCACTCAAATTAAAATGATTCGAAAAGAAAATCAACTGACCCAAGAACAATTTGGCAATCAATTAAATATTTCACGACAAACTGTATCTACATGGGAGAATAATCGTTACTTACCGGATATTGAAATGTTAGTAGAAATTGCCAAAACCTTTAATTTATCTCTAGATGATTTAATCTTAGGTAATTCTGTGGTAAAGGATAAATTAGTTAATGATACGAAGTTTGTGAAACGCATTCGCTTAAGTATATTAAGTATGATATTTATCTTAATTGCTATAGTATCCGCATTGCTTTTCACAAGTTTACCTTCACATGTCTCTCAAGATGGTGTGTTACAAGAACCCTGGTTTCTAGTTATTCTTGCATTTTTCTCATTATTAACTGGTTTAATCATTGGTATGGTCAATTTAGTATTAATATTCATCAATTACTATAAATACGCACGCCGAAGAAAATAG
- a CDS encoding DUF3955 domain-containing protein, with amino-acid sequence MNKKLFFASIISIVLGASLGISFLLIPSYVNENGILKEPWYLVESGFSFVIIGGLLMFFAIGGYLCHYFENKIHK; translated from the coding sequence ATGAATAAAAAGTTATTTTTTGCAAGTATTATAAGTATTGTTTTAGGTGCATCGTTAGGGATTAGTTTTCTTTTAATTCCAAGTTATGTAAATGAAAATGGCATATTGAAAGAGCCTTGGTATTTAGTAGAATCTGGATTTTCATTTGTCATTATTGGAGGTTTACTCATGTTTTTTGCAATAGGTGGTTATTTATGTCACTATTTTGAAAATAAGATTCATAAATAG